AAATTTTCCTAATGGAAAAGTTTCAAGTTTTTTAACCAATTCTAAAATTGTATCCATAACTTTTTTGGTAGCTTCTGGAGTGAGGTATTGAGCAATATTTATAAAAACTTGCTCTACAAATTTTTGTTGAGGTATAAAGATTTTACTTATAGAAAGTACTAAACCTAAAAGAGGAACTAAAGTAAGAAGTGTATTAAAAGTTAGCCCTTGCGCACAAAGGAGAAGGTCATCTTTCTGGAGTTTTTTTAAAAAAGTTATAATTGCTATTTTAAAAGAAAGAAAAGCATTTTTAAAATTCATAACGTTTCCATTTTAATAGAGCTCTTAATTTTATGCAAGAAGAAAATAAATTCTGACTACTTGCTGAAATTTTTGATATAAAATAAAATTAAAATTAGAAAAAATTAAATTAGGAGGTTTTATAGGTATGGATATTGAAGAACTTTTTTTAGAGGGTGCAAGGATCCTTACTTTAAAACAATTTGATTCTGCTTTAGAAATTTTTAATAAAGTTCTTGAAATAGATCCCAATCATATTAAAGCTTTAGAGGCAAGAGCAGTTATTTATATGCAAAAAAATGAATTAGAGCTTGCTCAAAATGATTTAGAAAAAGCAATTAGTATAGAGCCAGAAAATGCAAGACTTTATTTTCGTTTAGGACAGATTTATTATAGAAAAAAGGATCTTGATAAAGCATTGGAATTATTTACTAAAGCCATTGACCTTGAACCTACTTATCCAGCAGCTTATATGGCAAGAAGTCAAGTTTTAAGAGAAAAGGGACTTGAAGAGGCAGCAGATTTAGAATTAGATAAGGCAGTAGCTGTACAAAGAGAACTTGCCAAAGCAAGAAGAGTTGTAGATTTTTAGTCTTCTACAATAACAGTCCAGTTAAAGGGATCCTCTTTTTCTCCATATTGGATTCCTGTAATGTATTCAAATAACTTTCTGGTAAGTTCCCCGGTTTTACCTTCATTTATGATATAAGATTTGTCCTTATAACAAATTTCTCCTACCGGACTTATTACTGCAGCTGTTCCTGTTCCAAAGCATTCTTTTAAGGTCTTATTTTCAATACTTTCTATTATCTCATCTATAGAGATTCTTCTTTCTTTTGTAGGGATACCTAATTGGGGAGCTAATTTTAAAACTGAATCTCTTGTAATACCTGGTAAAATAGAACCTGTTAAAGCAGGGGTTGCAAGTTCATTATCGAAATAAAAAAAGATGTTCATACTTCCCACTTCTTCTACATATTTTTTTTCTTTGGCATCAAGCCAAAGAACCTGGGTATATCCCTTTTTTTGTGCCAGTTCTTGAGCTTTGAGACTGGCAGCATAATTTCCACCTGTTTTAACCTCCCCAGTTCCTCCAGGGCAAGCCCTTATATATTCAGTAGTTACATAAATTTTAACTGGATTAAATCCTTCTTTATAATAAGCTCCAACAGGAGACAGAATTATAATAAAAAGATACTCAGAACTTATTTTTAGACCGAGATTAGGTTGAGTAGCAAAAATGAGAGGTCTTATATAAAGAGCTGACCCTTTTTTCTTTGGTATCCAATCTTTATCAATTAAAATAAGAGTTTTAATTGCTTTAAAAACAAATTCAGGGTCAACTTGAGGGATACAAAGTCTTTCAGCAGAGCGATTAAGTCTTGCAATATGATCCCATACACGAAAAAGTCTTATTTTACCATCAATTCCATAATAGGCTTTTAATCCTTCAAAAACTGTTTGGGAATAATGCAAAACTATAGCAGCAGGATGTAATTCTATATTAGAAAAGGGTTGTATTTTAGGTGAGTGCCATCCTTTATTTTCTTCATATTTCATTATAAACATATGAGGAGTGAAAATTTTCCCAAAAGGTAGTTCCTCAAATTGAGAAACTTTCCTTTTTTCAGGCTCAGCTAAATTAATTTCTATTTCCATTCTTTTTTCCTCCTGCAATTTTTATCTCAGAATAGAAAAATTATGTTCAAAAGAGAAAAATATACCTTTTATCAATTTTTGACAAGACCTAAAATATATTTTAAACTAAGATCATTATGGCATTAAAATTTAATCAAAGCAAAGTTTCTTTAAGACTTCTAAAAGAAAAGAGTGACTCCATAATATTAGGAGAAATTTTACATAATATTTGGGAACTCCTTTTGAGTCATAAAGAAAATGTCTTTTCTTTGCCTTTAGATTCAGAAGAATTTAAGAGCGAAATAGAAATTTATATAAAAAAGGCTTTAGCCTCTTATCAAGAGCCCCTTCCACAAAGAAAATATCTTTTAGAGAGAGCATTTAATATTATAAAAAATATGTTTAAAAGTGAAGAATTTCAGAAATTTAAAGAGCTTTTTGTAGAAAGTGAAGTTTTAGCTGTATATAAAGAGCCAGAAGGATTTTTTGTAGAAGAAGATCAGATTCAGGATTTAAGACCAGATTTAATAATAAAGAAACCTAATGAATGGATTATTCTTGAATTTAAACTTCACAGGGAGTTTGAGGAAAGTCAATTGGAAAGATATTTTTCTTTGTTGAAAAAAGTATTCCCCAATGATAATATAAAAGTATACTTAATTTCTTTTGAACCTTTTAAAATTGAATTAAAGTATTGTAAAATAAGTAAACCAGATGAACCAAGCTCTCTTCATCCCGTCCAACTCTCACTTTTTAAAAACCTTAACTAATTTCTTTTTAGATAAACATTCCTTAGATGACATAAAAACTCTTAAAGTTTGGTGTATTTTTCCTACTAAAAGATCAGGGCTTTATTTTAAAAATTATCTTAAAGAAAAACTTAAATTAAAAAAAATTGAGGCAGGCTTTTTTCCAAGAATTTACTCTTTTGAGGAATTTATAGAAGCTCTTTATACGAATTTGATTAGCTCCCCCTTTCCTCAAGTTCCTTCTATACTTAGAGTTTTTGTTTTTCTTGAGGTCCTGAGTAAAAGATTAAATTTTTTTTCTAAAAAAGAAGAGGATAATTTTGAAAAGTATTTTAACTGGGGAATAAAGTTTTTAGAAGTTTTTGAAGAATTTGAAAAAGAAGGAAAGATTCCAGAAAATTTGCTTTATCCTCCAGAGGGTCTTCCAGAATTAGCTAAAAAACTTTTTGAAGAATTAAAAACTACCTATTTAGAATTTTCCTCTCTTATAGAGGAAAAAGGTTTTTCTTATTATTCTTATAGATTAAAAAAAGTAAGAGATGTCCTTAAGGAAGAAAAAGTCTTTAATAATAATATTTTTAATGAGATAAATGAAGTATGGTTTATTGGTTTTGCAGCCTTAAGGAGAGTAGAGGTTGAGATTTTAAAATATTTTAAAGAAAAATTTAAAAGTTATTTTTTTATTTTTGAAGCCTATGAGCCTATTCCTTCAATAATTAGGGATACTCTTAAAGCTCTTGAGCTTGATTATAAATGGATATCTCCTGATTATTATGAAAAAAAAGAAATTAAAGACCCTCAAATTTACTTTTATGAAACTACAGATCCCCATTTAGAGGTTAAGTCAGCTTTAGAGTTTATTCCTGAGAGTCTTAAAAATCCTGATGAAATAGTTATAGTGGTTCCTAATCCCTTTAATTTACTTCCTCTTATTTATACTTTGGAGGGGAAAGAGAATCCTATAGAAGTGAATATAACCCTTCAGTATCCAATCACTAAAATCCCTTTAAATCAATTTCTAAAAAATCTTATTAGAGCACAAAAAGAAAGAGAAGAAAAATTTTATCCCACTCAGGTGTATTTAAAAATTCTTAAACATCCTTATTTTTTAGCACTTGAATTCGAAGGAGGTATTTCTTTTCAAAAAATTATAAAAGAAATAGAAGATGAACTGAGGAAAATAGGGTATCTTAAAATAACCCTTGATGAAGTTGAAAATTTAGTTCCTAAATACAGAGATTATTTAGAAAAAATTCACAAGATCTTTTTTAGAAATTGGGAAAGCATAAAAACCCCTTTTGAATTTTCTGAGAATCTAAAAAATATTTTAAATTTTTTTGAACCTCTTTTTGAAAAACTAAAAGATGAAGATTCTTGGCATTCAATTCTTTTGAGAAATTACATACATGTTCTTGAAACAAAGATTTTTCCTATATTTGAAGAGGAGACCTATTTAAAAGATAAAAGTTTTTCAGGAAGTTTTCTTTTAGAGATTTTAGAATATCTCCTTAAAGAAGAGAAAATTCCTTTTATAGGGGATCCATTAAAAGGGCTTCAAATTATGGGATTTTTAGAAACAAGGCTTCTTTCTTTTAAAAAAGTTATTATTTTGGATGTAAACGAAGGTTTTTTGCCCCCTGCTCCTTCTTTTAATCCCCTTCTTACAGATGAGATAAAAATTTACCTTGGCATTCCTATTTTTAGAAATGAATTATGGGTTTATTATTTTGAAAGGCTTATCAAGAGTGCAGAAGAAGTTCATCTTTTTTATATTTTTGTAGAAAAAGGTAAAACTCAAGAATTTAGAGAACCTTCAAGATTTATTCAAAAACTAAAATGGGAACTTGAAAAAGAAGAAAAAAAGCCTAATGAGAAATTAATTCCTCTTTATTTTGAAATCCTTCCTGAAAAAGAAGGAATTCCTAAAACTAAAGAAATAAAACAAAGTCTTTTAGATCTTATTAAAACTACAGAAATAAGTAGATACTTTTTAGAAACCTACCTTAGATGCGGAGTGAAGTTTTATTTTAAATACCTTTTAAAGTTAAAAGAAGAAACAAAAATAGGTTTAAGGTCTTTTGATATTGGTAATTTTATTCATGAATTTTTTGAAAATATTTTTAGAGAATTAGAAGGAAAGGAAGTATTAATGGAAAATGTTTATAAAGAAAATGAAGTTTTAGAAAAACTTGAAAATCTTTGGCTTTCTTACAAGTTTGAGAGAAAGATGGATGCTCTTTCGCATTTTCTTTCTAAAAAAATTGCTGTAGAAACTATTAGAAAATATTTCAATTATCTTATTGATAAAGAGAGAGCTGGGGAAATCAAAAGCACAAAAATTTTAGGTGTAGAAAGATCCTTAAAGCTACTTACTGAGTGTAATTTATTTGATCCCTCCTATGAGGAGTTTAGAAATTTTAAAGTTCTTTTTAGTGGAAGAACTGACTTTTTAATTAAGAGAAAAGAAGGAATTACTAAATATCTTATTCTTGATTTTAAAAGTAATCCTGATATTAGGCCTTATTCTGGTAAAGAAAAAATTGATAAAATGTTCTCTTTTTCACTTTCTGACAAGTTTGATAATTTATCTCTTTATGAGGTGGCAGATATTTTTGGTTCAGATCTTTCTGGTTTTCAGCCTCGATTTTATTATTATCTTTTTTATCAACAAAAAGAAAAATTCATTACTGAAAATGATAAAGAGTTTGTGGTGATAAATGCAGGTTTTATAACCCCTTCTGACTTTAAAAACCCTGAAAAATTTGTTTTTAATCTTTCTAAAAGAGGTGAGTGGGCAAAGATTTATGACTATTTTAAGAACAGATTTAAAAATTTGCTTGAATGGATCTTAAATCACATTATAATAAGTGATAAATTTTATCTCCCAGCTGATGATAATATTTGTAAATACTGTGAATATAAGGCTCCCTGCAAGAATTATAGATATCTTTTAGAGTAAAAATATTATGTTGTGGTTTGAAGAAGAGCTTAATTTTGAAGAAGATAAAAGTTTTATTTTGGAAGAAACTTTCAAAAAAAATAAAGAATTAGAAAAAATTGCAGAAAGGGTTTTAAATTTAGAGCCCATAGATTTTGAGTCTGCTCTAAAACTTTATAGAGAAGGAGATCTTTTCTTTTTAGGAGAGCTTGCAAGAAAGGCAAAAGAAAAGCTACATGGTAAAAAATACTATTACACCATAAATAGGCATATTAACTATACTAATATTTGTGCTATTGATTGTAAATTTTGCGGATATCATAAAAGGTTAGGGGAAGAGGGAGGTTATACTTTAGAAATTGATGAAATTTTAAAAACACTAAAAGAAACTCCAGAATTAAGAGAAGTTCACATTGTAGGAGGCTTAAATCCTAAACTTCCCTATGAATATTACATAGATTTAATTCGCAAGATAAGATCTGCCTTTCCTGAAATTCATATAAGAGCTTATACTTGTGTAGAGATAGATTGGTTGAGTAAAATTTCTGGGAAATCTGTTAAAGAAGTATTGGAGGAGTTAAAATCTGCAGGGCTTAATTCAATTCCTGGGGGAGGGGCTGAAGTTTTTTCAGAAAGAATAAGAACTGAGCTTTATCCCAAAAAAATATCTTCTGAAAGATGGATTGAGATCGCTAAAACTGCCCATAGTCTAAATATTCCAACTAATGCTACTTTACTTTTTGGGCATATAGAAACAGATGAAGAAATAATAGAGCATCTTATAAAATTAAGAGAAATACAAGAAGAAACAAAAGGTTTTTATTGTTTTGTTCCTTTGGCTTTTATTCCCGAAGGAAATAGCCTTTCCTATCTTCCAGGACCTTCAGCACATAAAATTTTAAAGGTTATTGCTATTTCTCGCATAATTTTGAACAATTTTCCACATATTAAGGCTTATTGGGTATTTTTGGGGGTAAAGCTTGCTCAAGTAGCTCTCCTTTGGGGAGCAGATCATTTTCATGGAACAGTAATTGAAGAAAAAATAAGTGAGTTAATGAAGGGAGAGCCAGTTATCCGTCTTTCTCCCCTTGAAATACAAAGACTAATTAGAGAAATCGGCGGAGAACCAGTTTTGTTGTAAATATACTTGGAATGAGTAATTATAAACTTTCCATTCTTATCCCTACTTACAATCGGCTGGATCTTTTTAAAGAAACCCTTAATTCAATCCTTCCACAAGCTCAAGGAAAACCTGTGCATATAGCTATAGTTGATGATGGCTCAACCGAAGGAAACTATGAGTATGCTTTAGAGTTAAGTAAGAAATATCCCTTTATTGAAATAGCGAGGCATGAAAAGAACTTGGGGGTTGGAGTAGCAAGAAATACCCTTCTTGGATTAGCTAAAGGAGATTATTTAATTTTCTTTGATTCTGATGACTTACTTCTTGATAGGGGTTTAGAGAAAATGTTAGATCTTATTGATTCTGAAATTGCTGAGGTTTATGTTTTAAATACTTACCGTGAGAAAGGAAAAAAGCTAAAGTTTAAAATTTTCCCAGAGGATAAAACAGAAAAAAAACTACTTAAAGCTTTTCTTGAGGGGAAATTTTCTGAAGCTTTATATTTAGTGAAATCTGATATAGCAAAAAAGTTTTCCTTTTCTTCCAATTTAAGAGTTATGGAGGATTTACCTTATCAAGGAAAATTGATTCTTCATTCCAAAATAAAAATAATTAATCAACCTTTTGCTATAAAAAGAGATCACCCTCAAAGATTAAGAAAGGTTTCAGATTATTATTTTCAAAATGCCATAGATGCAATTGAAGACCTTTTTAAGAGACTCCCTTCTGAGTATCAATGCTTTAAGCCTTTTGCCTATGCTAAAACTTATCTTGACCTTGGGAAAAGAGCTTATTTAAATAGTGATTTAGCAAAGGCTAAAGATTTTCTTAAGAAGGCAATAGAATGCTATCCAAAAATAAGAAAAGATTTTAAATATTGGAAGCTTAGGTTTAAAATCCTCTTCAAAAATTTTTTGAAAAAATGAGCATTATTAAAATTGAACCCTTTGAGGTTGTTAGCGAAGAAGTTCCCTTTTTTAATCAAATCTTTTTGGTAGAAAAAAGAGCTCTAAACCTTCCTGAACCTTTTTTTGAACACCAAAAAAGATATAAAATTATTAAAGGTTATATAGTAGAGAGAAGAAAATTTTTTGTGAAAGAATATCTTTCGCACTTTGAAGAAGGGGATAAGGAATGGGAAAATCTCTTTTTTTTAAAAAGGCTTGGTTTTAATGTTCCTAAGCCCATTTTTAGATTAAGGACCTCAAAACAATATCTTTTAGCAACCTTAGCTTTAGATGGGACACCTCTTTCTCAACTTTTAATTGAAGATAAAGATCAGAACAATTTTTTTCTTAAAGCTCTTGGAGAACTTCTTGTTAGGCTTCATAAACAAAACCTTTATCATCAAGATTGCTATTTAAATCATTTTTTTTGGGATGAAAAAACTAAAACCCTTGGGTTTTTGGATGTATCAAGGATTTTGGTTAATCCTCGTTTTTCCTTAAAATATAGAATTAAAGACCTTGCCCAGCTTGGTTATTCTTTTGAGGAATATTTAGGAAAAAATGCCCCTCCTCTCTTTCAAAAATTTTTATCCTATTATTTAGATCTCTCTGAAATTAAGCTAAAATGGCTTGTAAAATCTTTAGTTAAATTTAAAGTTTGGTTAATCAGGAAAAGAACTGAGAGGGCAAGAAAAAAAGGGAAGATTTTATAAAATGGTAAAAAAGATTATTGCAGAAGAAATAAAAGATAAGATAATACTTGGAGGTGCAAAAACCTTCGATAAGGTGTTATATATTTATCTTTCCCCTGATAGAAAATATTTACTCTATTCAAATTCAGCAGTTGCTTTACTTAACCATCATGAAGTAAAAAAA
The window above is part of the Thermodesulfobacterium geofontis OPF15 genome. Proteins encoded here:
- a CDS encoding PD-(D/E)XK nuclease family protein, with the protein product MALKFNQSKVSLRLLKEKSDSIILGEILHNIWELLLSHKENVFSLPLDSEEFKSEIEIYIKKALASYQEPLPQRKYLLERAFNIIKNMFKSEEFQKFKELFVESEVLAVYKEPEGFFVEEDQIQDLRPDLIIKKPNEWIILEFKLHREFEESQLERYFSLLKKVFPNDNIKVYLISFEPFKIELKYCKISKPDEPSSLHPVQLSLFKNLN
- a CDS encoding PD-(D/E)XK nuclease family protein, yielding MNQALFIPSNSHFLKTLTNFFLDKHSLDDIKTLKVWCIFPTKRSGLYFKNYLKEKLKLKKIEAGFFPRIYSFEEFIEALYTNLISSPFPQVPSILRVFVFLEVLSKRLNFFSKKEEDNFEKYFNWGIKFLEVFEEFEKEGKIPENLLYPPEGLPELAKKLFEELKTTYLEFSSLIEEKGFSYYSYRLKKVRDVLKEEKVFNNNIFNEINEVWFIGFAALRRVEVEILKYFKEKFKSYFFIFEAYEPIPSIIRDTLKALELDYKWISPDYYEKKEIKDPQIYFYETTDPHLEVKSALEFIPESLKNPDEIVIVVPNPFNLLPLIYTLEGKENPIEVNITLQYPITKIPLNQFLKNLIRAQKEREEKFYPTQVYLKILKHPYFLALEFEGGISFQKIIKEIEDELRKIGYLKITLDEVENLVPKYRDYLEKIHKIFFRNWESIKTPFEFSENLKNILNFFEPLFEKLKDEDSWHSILLRNYIHVLETKIFPIFEEETYLKDKSFSGSFLLEILEYLLKEEKIPFIGDPLKGLQIMGFLETRLLSFKKVIILDVNEGFLPPAPSFNPLLTDEIKIYLGIPIFRNELWVYYFERLIKSAEEVHLFYIFVEKGKTQEFREPSRFIQKLKWELEKEEKKPNEKLIPLYFEILPEKEGIPKTKEIKQSLLDLIKTTEISRYFLETYLRCGVKFYFKYLLKLKEETKIGLRSFDIGNFIHEFFENIFRELEGKEVLMENVYKENEVLEKLENLWLSYKFERKMDALSHFLSKKIAVETIRKYFNYLIDKERAGEIKSTKILGVERSLKLLTECNLFDPSYEEFRNFKVLFSGRTDFLIKRKEGITKYLILDFKSNPDIRPYSGKEKIDKMFSFSLSDKFDNLSLYEVADIFGSDLSGFQPRFYYYLFYQQKEKFITENDKEFVVINAGFITPSDFKNPEKFVFNLSKRGEWAKIYDYFKNRFKNLLEWILNHIIISDKFYLPADDNICKYCEYKAPCKNYRYLLE
- a CDS encoding tetratricopeptide repeat protein; translated protein: MDIEELFLEGARILTLKQFDSALEIFNKVLEIDPNHIKALEARAVIYMQKNELELAQNDLEKAISIEPENARLYFRLGQIYYRKKDLDKALELFTKAIDLEPTYPAAYMARSQVLREKGLEEAADLELDKAVAVQRELAKARRVVDF
- a CDS encoding glycosyltransferase family 2 protein; translated protein: MSNYKLSILIPTYNRLDLFKETLNSILPQAQGKPVHIAIVDDGSTEGNYEYALELSKKYPFIEIARHEKNLGVGVARNTLLGLAKGDYLIFFDSDDLLLDRGLEKMLDLIDSEIAEVYVLNTYREKGKKLKFKIFPEDKTEKKLLKAFLEGKFSEALYLVKSDIAKKFSFSSNLRVMEDLPYQGKLILHSKIKIINQPFAIKRDHPQRLRKVSDYYFQNAIDAIEDLFKRLPSEYQCFKPFAYAKTYLDLGKRAYLNSDLAKAKDFLKKAIECYPKIRKDFKYWKLRFKILFKNFLKK
- a CDS encoding CofH family radical SAM protein, producing the protein MLWFEEELNFEEDKSFILEETFKKNKELEKIAERVLNLEPIDFESALKLYREGDLFFLGELARKAKEKLHGKKYYYTINRHINYTNICAIDCKFCGYHKRLGEEGGYTLEIDEILKTLKETPELREVHIVGGLNPKLPYEYYIDLIRKIRSAFPEIHIRAYTCVEIDWLSKISGKSVKEVLEELKSAGLNSIPGGGAEVFSERIRTELYPKKISSERWIEIAKTAHSLNIPTNATLLFGHIETDEEIIEHLIKLREIQEETKGFYCFVPLAFIPEGNSLSYLPGPSAHKILKVIAISRIILNNFPHIKAYWVFLGVKLAQVALLWGADHFHGTVIEEKISELMKGEPVIRLSPLEIQRLIREIGGEPVLL
- a CDS encoding branched-chain amino acid aminotransferase; this encodes MEIEINLAEPEKRKVSQFEELPFGKIFTPHMFIMKYEENKGWHSPKIQPFSNIELHPAAIVLHYSQTVFEGLKAYYGIDGKIRLFRVWDHIARLNRSAERLCIPQVDPEFVFKAIKTLILIDKDWIPKKKGSALYIRPLIFATQPNLGLKISSEYLFIIILSPVGAYYKEGFNPVKIYVTTEYIRACPGGTGEVKTGGNYAASLKAQELAQKKGYTQVLWLDAKEKKYVEEVGSMNIFFYFDNELATPALTGSILPGITRDSVLKLAPQLGIPTKERRISIDEIIESIENKTLKECFGTGTAAVISPVGEICYKDKSYIINEGKTGELTRKLFEYITGIQYGEKEDPFNWTVIVED
- a CDS encoding lipopolysaccharide kinase InaA family protein, producing the protein MSIIKIEPFEVVSEEVPFFNQIFLVEKRALNLPEPFFEHQKRYKIIKGYIVERRKFFVKEYLSHFEEGDKEWENLFFLKRLGFNVPKPIFRLRTSKQYLLATLALDGTPLSQLLIEDKDQNNFFLKALGELLVRLHKQNLYHQDCYLNHFFWDEKTKTLGFLDVSRILVNPRFSLKYRIKDLAQLGYSFEEYLGKNAPPLFQKFLSYYLDLSEIKLKWLVKSLVKFKVWLIRKRTERARKKGKIL